A region of the Clostridium estertheticum subsp. estertheticum genome:
AAATATATATAACTATAAAAAAACAAATTGATAGGGATGGGATTGAAATTTATACTAAAGTTAGTAGTAGATAATTTTAAATTATTTTTAATTAAACTTTTTGCCAACTAGGGCAACATAACGGAAAACTGACAATAAAAAAATAGTAAAAGGGATTTCCAAACTAAACTGGGGATCCCTTAAAACATATATTCATAAATACATAACAAGTAAAATAGTAGAACTATTTGCACAAGAGAGCAAAAAGAATGTTCGAATAAGAGAAATACACAAATTATATTGTGTATTTTTCTTGTTTTTTGCTGTTGATTATTCTTAATAATGGAATAAAATAAAATATTTTACAAAATAACTTGAAGCTTAATTCCAAAAATGTTAATATAAGGTTATAAAAGGGAAATGTCGATAAATATAGGAGATAATATGGATAATTTAAAATTAAAAAAACTAATCACAGAAAGTAGAAATGAAAATACCATGAACATAGATACGGTTTCAACTTTAGAAATGGTGAAAATAATAAATAATGAAGATAAAAAGGTAGCAGGGGCTGTGGAAAAGGAACTTCCTAAAATAGCAATAGCCATAGATAGCATAGCCCAAAGAATGCATAAAGGTGGGAGGTTAATTTACATAGGGGCAGGAACGTCAGGAAGACTTGGTATTTTAGATGCATCGGAATGTCCACCTACCTTTGGGATACCAGAAGAACTGGTACAAGGGATTATAGCCGGAGGAAAGGAAGCAATCTTTAGAGCAATAGAAGGAGCTGAAGATTCTAAGCAGTTCGCAGAATCAGATTTAAAAAGTAAAGGACTAACCCAGAATGATACCGTAGTAGGAATTGCAGCATCAGGCAGAACGCCATATGTAATAGGGGGACTTGAGTATGCAAATGAAATAGGAGCATTAACCATTTCAGTTACTTGTAATGCTAATTCGCCAGTTTCTGCGGTAGCAAAAATATCAATAGCACCAGTAGTTGGAGCAGAAGTTGTAACAGGTTCCACAAGACTTAAGTCAGGAACGGCTCAAAAGCTGGTATTAAACATGTTATCAACAGGAGCTATGATAAAGCTAGGCAAAGTATATGGTAATCTTATGGTAGATGTAAAATCAACTAATGAAAAATTAACACAGAGGGCTAAATTGATAGTATGCGAGGCAACAGGCATAGATATTGAAGAAGCAACGGAAGTATTAAGCATAACGGATTTTGATGTAAAGCTTGCAATATTTATGATATTATCAAAACTTAATAAAGAACAGGCAAAAATCAGATTAGATTTAAATAAAGGATATATAGCAAAAGCGTTAAAAAATAATTAGGGGGAAATTATTATGACAAATAGAGATATAGCTAAAAATTTAGTTGACTTAGTTGGGGGCAAAAGTAATATAATATCTGTTATAAATTGTATGACACGTTGTAGGCTTAAACTTAAAGATTCTTTAAAGGCAAGAATAGGAGAAATAAAAAAATCAGAAGGAGTTCTTGGGATAGTTGAGACTGATGGGGAGTTACAAGTTATTTATGGTCCGGGTAAGGTAAATAAGATAACTGAGGAAGTAAAGAAAATAATTGAAAAAAGTGTACTTTTAGGTGAAGATGCAGTAGCTGAAACTAAGGGGAGATTAAAACAAAAGAATAATACTAAATTTAAGAATATGCTTAAGAGATTGGGAAGTATTTTTATTCCATTGATACCGTTATTTGTAGCATGCGGACTGATTCTTGCGGTGAATAATATAGCAGGGGTTTATTTTGGAGTTGAATATAAAACTACAACTGCAGCTAAAATAATAGGACTTATAGGTAATGGTGTATTCTCAATATTATCAATTTTAGTTGGTGTAAATACAGCTAAGGAATTTGGTTCACAAATGCCAATGATGGGCGGAGTGTTAGGTGGTATTCTATCATCAGCAGAACTTGCAAAGATAACTCTTTTTGGCAAAGCATTAACCCCAGGACGTGGAGGAATTATTTCAGTAATAATAGTAGTAGTTTTAGCTTGTTTTATTGAAAGGACTTGTAGAAAATTTGTACCAGATGTATTAGATTTATTCGTTACACCACTTCTTACACTAACGATTTCAGTTTTAGCGGCATTATGCATACTTCAACCAATTGGAGGGTTTATTTCTTATAGTATAGGAATAGTTGTAGCAAAAACAATAGCGTCAAATAATATGGTTGTTTCAGTTATTTCGGGAGGGATATCAGGAGCGTTATTCTTACCACTAGTTATGACAGGAATGCATCAAGCATTAACTCCAATA
Encoded here:
- the murQ gene encoding N-acetylmuramic acid 6-phosphate etherase, whose translation is MDNLKLKKLITESRNENTMNIDTVSTLEMVKIINNEDKKVAGAVEKELPKIAIAIDSIAQRMHKGGRLIYIGAGTSGRLGILDASECPPTFGIPEELVQGIIAGGKEAIFRAIEGAEDSKQFAESDLKSKGLTQNDTVVGIAASGRTPYVIGGLEYANEIGALTISVTCNANSPVSAVAKISIAPVVGAEVVTGSTRLKSGTAQKLVLNMLSTGAMIKLGKVYGNLMVDVKSTNEKLTQRAKLIVCEATGIDIEEATEVLSITDFDVKLAIFMILSKLNKEQAKIRLDLNKGYIAKALKNN
- a CDS encoding PTS transporter subunit EIIC → MTNRDIAKNLVDLVGGKSNIISVINCMTRCRLKLKDSLKARIGEIKKSEGVLGIVETDGELQVIYGPGKVNKITEEVKKIIEKSVLLGEDAVAETKGRLKQKNNTKFKNMLKRLGSIFIPLIPLFVACGLILAVNNIAGVYFGVEYKTTTAAKIIGLIGNGVFSILSILVGVNTAKEFGSQMPMMGGVLGGILSSAELAKITLFGKALTPGRGGIISVIIVVVLACFIERTCRKFVPDVLDLFVTPLLTLTISVLAALCILQPIGGFISYSIGIVVAKTIASNNMVVSVISGGISGALFLPLVMTGMHQALTPIHADLIANVGFTVLLPVLATAGMSQVGATIAVLRKTKNERLKKVARNGLVPGFLGIGEPLIYGVTLPLGKPFLGACLGAGAGGAVMAMFKVGAVAIGVSGLPLALLIANGKIGLFLIGVVVSYIGGYFFTSILGFEDPVD